The following are encoded in a window of Sinomonas cyclohexanicum genomic DNA:
- a CDS encoding acyl-CoA thioesterase, with protein sequence MTSVRPAGPTGTLLTLLDLDDLGGARTDKDVFVGPSERQPRHRVFGGQVLAQSLVAASRTVADDRSVHSIHAYFLRPGDADKSITFGVERLRDGRSFSARQVHAYQDGTPILSMIASFQIESEGVEHQSTMPEGIPDPESLPSTADLLGSIDHPVAQYWAYDRPFDVRHVDPALYVSAAGSHVARNAVWMKTFDPMPDDDTLHRAALVFASDYTLLEPVLRRHGLSWITPGMSVASLDHAMWWHRPVRVDEWLLYVQESPSAQGARGLGTGKIFNRQGVHVASVAQEGMIRLPYLEGPA encoded by the coding sequence ATGACATCCGTCCGCCCCGCGGGGCCCACCGGCACACTGCTGACCCTGCTCGACCTCGACGACCTCGGCGGCGCCAGGACCGACAAGGACGTGTTCGTCGGCCCGAGCGAGCGCCAGCCGCGCCACCGGGTCTTCGGAGGGCAGGTCCTCGCCCAGAGCCTCGTCGCGGCGTCGCGGACCGTGGCCGACGACCGGTCTGTCCATTCGATCCACGCCTACTTCCTCCGGCCGGGCGACGCGGACAAGTCGATCACTTTCGGCGTCGAACGCCTGCGGGATGGTCGTTCGTTCTCCGCCAGGCAGGTGCACGCCTATCAGGACGGCACCCCGATCCTGTCGATGATCGCGTCCTTCCAGATCGAGTCGGAGGGCGTCGAGCACCAGTCGACGATGCCTGAGGGCATCCCAGACCCGGAGTCGCTCCCGAGCACCGCGGACCTGCTGGGCTCCATCGACCACCCCGTCGCCCAGTACTGGGCCTATGACCGGCCGTTCGATGTCCGGCACGTGGACCCCGCGCTGTACGTCTCCGCGGCAGGCTCGCATGTGGCGCGGAACGCCGTGTGGATGAAGACGTTCGATCCGATGCCCGACGACGACACCTTGCACCGGGCTGCCCTCGTGTTCGCCAGCGACTACACGCTGCTCGAGCCCGTGCTGCGCCGCCATGGCCTGTCGTGGATCACCCCTGGCATGAGTGTGGCGAGCCTCGACCACGCGATGTGGTGGCACCGCCCGGTCAGGGTGGACGAGTGGCTGCTGTATGTCCAGGAGTCCCCCAGCGCGCAGGGCGCCCGCGGGCTCGGAACGGGGAAGATCTTCAACCGCCAGGGGGTGCACGTCGCGAGCGTGGCCCAGGAGGGCATGATTCGGCTGCCGTACCTCGAGGGACCCGCCTGA